A window of Drosophila subobscura isolate 14011-0131.10 chromosome E, UCBerk_Dsub_1.0, whole genome shotgun sequence contains these coding sequences:
- the LOC117891679 gene encoding protocadherin-like wing polarity protein stan isoform X1 yields the protein MHTRDSCWWRVGLGLLALLQLAVHHLSEGYLIVVHEDAPPGTVIFNASVYKLGSERHYKINAHKSANFVHHLVSVSHKDGQIQLRKSLKCDGIYYPSLFTFYVDSTSNRLRSIDYYSLPVRIFISGHSCNEDRRVEAELHQHHHFEEEDNTGYSKRRRRRSTPQFQLLDGNQLEQAYSQNSTEFRPGDLIFGDSFENEMRHRILSRKRRALPSSDPLHLQPALHRRISDAKQWISETYASYAIHTTDKWNQICLRKSQFINSLNAFLPRTVCQFCKVNFLDVNDERFAIEHQNRDLVASRDVCILESMWKVSITFNIRCNRNDIVDSDHRLKIVYHHQEFNDTDIAKRVRRELRNQSPYFEQALYVAAVLEEQASGAAVTTVRARDPEDSPVVYSMVSLLDSRSQSLFKVDSRTGVVTTSASLDRELMDVHYFRVVATDDSFPPRSGTTTLQVNVLDCNDHSPTFEAEQFEASIREGATVGSTVITLRATDQDIGKNAEIEYGIETVKDGTGSTQDQELPIFRIDSRSGVISTRSSLDRETSDSYHLLVTASDMAAAQSERKTATASVLVKVLDDNDNYPQFSERTYTVQVPEDQWGGSEDNTVAHIRATDADQGNNAAIRYAIIGGNTQSQFSIDSMSGDVSLVKPLDYESVRSYRLVIRAQDGGSPSRSNTTQLLVNVIDANDNAPRFYTSQFQESVLENVPVGYNIIRVQAYDSDEGPNAEITYSISERDDNFPLAVDPRTGWVQTIKQLDREEQSRFAFQVVAKDGGVPPKSASSSVVITVQDVNDNDPTFNPKYYEANVGEDQPQGTPVTTVTATDPDEDSRLHYEITTGNTRGRFAITSQNGRGLITIAQSLDYKQEKRFLLTVTATDSGGRSDTATVHINITDANNFAPIFENAPYSASVFEDAPVGTTVLVVSATDSDVGINAQITYSLNEESINGLGSPDPFSINAQTGAIVTNAPLDRETTSGYLLTVTAKDGGSPSLSDTTDVEISVTDVNDNAPVFKNPLYQSSILEDALVGTSVIQVSASDPDIGLNGRIKYLLSDRDVEDGSFVIDPTSGTVRTNKGLDRESVAVYHLTAIAVDKGSPPLSSSVEVQIRLEDVNDSPPTFASDKITLYVPENSPVGSVVGEIHAHDPDEGVNAVVHYSIIGGDDSNSFSLVTRPGSERAQLLTMTELDYESSRKRFELVVRAASPPLRNDAHIEILVTDVNDNAPVLRDFQVIFNNFRDHFPSGEIGRIPAFDADVSDKLNYRILSGNNANLLRLNSSSGGLILSPQLNTNVPKFATMEVSVSDGINEAKAIMQLSVRLITEDMLFNSVTVRLNEMTEEAFLSPLLNFFLDGLAAIIPCPKEHIFIFSIQDDTDVTSRILNVSFSAKRPDVSHEEFYTPQYLQERVYLNRAILARLATVEVLPFDDNLCVREPCLNFEECLTVLKFGNASEFIHSDTVLFRPIYPVNTFACSCPEGFTGSKEHYLCDTEVDLCYSDPCQNGGSCVRREGGYTCVCPDSHTGPNCESSISKMRPCMSDACEGGLSCMSNYLSSQPPPYTSTCELRSRSFSRNSFLTFESLKQRHRFNLKLRFATVQDNGLLLYNGRYNELHDFIALEILEGHVSFSYSLGDHSERVSVEQQSKVSDGRWHEVEVVYFNRSVTLVLDKCDTAIALSGEQLGPRWHCANQTTLKLDKRCALLTETCHRFLDLTGPLQVGGLPRIPAHFPVSNRDFVGCISDLRIDDRYVDLNSYVADNGTISGCPQKSPLCASEPCFNGGTCREGWSTHTCECPEGYAGINCQENIPAPWRFSGDGSLSFNPLLRPIQLPWHTSFSLRTRQRDAFIMQIQIGQNSSAVVSLKHGVLYYMYDNEPMYLAGAFLSDGEWHRVEIKWQQGSEIQFSVDYGQRAGSVPMSQKVQGLYVGKIVIGSVDGTIGAVQEASPFEGCIQDVRIGAGQSVLSRPTIRENVEDGCESRAQCPDNCPAHSNCASSWDAATCECEAGYVGTECAPICTVRPCAAGVCRSNVSLPRGYSCECNSSFQHGDYCERELQQPCPGGWWGERVCGPCKCNLKQGYHPDCNKTTGHCYCKTNHYQPPNETACLSCDCYAIGSFNSACNRLTGQCECRGGVIGRRCDSCSNPYAEVTLNGCEVVYDACPRSFAAGIWWPRTPLGSSTVESCPLPARGKGQRSCDSQTGSWTTPDMYNCTSEPFVELRRQLSQLERLELELNSFVAIKMAEQLQRACEAVDRSGVGKQPAPRPLSKRYKMESSFLLNAGGNVWSHELEMDYLSDELKFSHDRLYGADLLVTEGILQELINYELMQSGLNLSHSQDKYFIKNLVDAASVILDRKYEAEWRRAAELIQRGPDDLVDAFNKYLVVLARSQHDTYTNPFEIVQPNVALGLDIVTTESLFGYEPEQLSEYHRSKYLKPNAFTTESVVLPDTSGFLQHSAKQKPVISFPKYNNYILDKHKFDKHTKVLVPLEMLGITPPESDEVTQGSGRRGNDYRAIIAYAQYKDVGQLLPDLYDETITRRWGVDVELATPILSLQILVPSLEREQDQQQQQQQRFEIPSRKISSSSSSVSAGSTEQQFVEVFDVPKAPTSSSEQQIEDIRITAHEIPAAVASGEGQLEASSSEDGEEVPDPHIHLNLDDIEFHGNSGEEIIAPDSGEQLNPNYEGTGAAASGSEEQPKGENEAIYRDRRLVKRQVEVIYPSDQLQQAPERMVYRSLGSPHLLQPIKLQMWLDMDTARFGPRSNPQCVRWNSFTNQWTRLGCQTEIPDFDGDFAPSPQQPILINCSCTHISNYAVIVDIIDPEDIPEPSLLVQITSYSAFMVSLPLLLGVLLALALLRGQQTNSNTIHQNIVLCVFFAELLFFVGMQSRRHLIENEFPCKLIAICLHYFWLAAFAWTTVDCVHLYRMLTEMRDINHGPMGFYFAMGYGAPAVVVGLSVGVRAHEYGNSLFCWLSVYEPVVWWLVGPIAGMSVVNLLILFVSVKAAFTLKDHVLGFGNLRTLLWLSVVSLPLMGVMWVLAVLAASEHSQLLSLLLSGVVLLHALFCLIGYCIINKRVRENLQRTCLRCMGRKVPLLDSSMVVSNSSHNVNGATRPNNFLAGSYDTTTRRNIGISASSTTSRSTAKTSSSPYSDGQLRQTSTSTSNYNSASDAPSFLRGFESSTTGRSRPEEKPSRRRTERKDSDSGSETDGRSLELASSHSSDDDESRTARSSGTHRSTAVSSTPAYLPNITEHVQATTPPELNVVQSPQLFPSVNKPVYAPRWSSQLPDTYIQSPPNIGRWSQDTGSDNEHVHGQKMTISPNPLPNPDLTDTSYLQQHHNKINMPPSILENIRDARDGYEDSLYGRRGEYPDKYGSYKPPSHYGSEKDYPGGGGGGGGGGGGSGSQTIGHMRSFHPDAAYLSDSIYDKQRTLGSGYLGAKSESPYLSKDRITPDIYGSRDGHYSLKRQPAYATDSLHSVHSLLKNDYHQQQQQQQQQQQQLQLQAQDRLSEGSDKNGYHFPYTAEEDHLTTRKLSHTQPPSLHGSQLMQPPGLGLGMGMGLGMGMVNDVNNPGLMARHTMNGGSRHSSRASSPPSSMVAPMQPLGPLASITDTDSEFDIIWLQRRQQRQQYPWSLTIWRNIDDDETTV from the exons ATGCACACGAgggacagctgctggtggagagTTGGACTGgggctgctggcgctgctccagctggcCGTCCACCATCTGTCCGAGGGGTATCTGATCGTGGTGCACGAGGACGCCCCACCGGGCACGGTCATCTTCAACGCCTCCGTGTACAAGCTGGGCTCGGAGCGCCACTACAAAATCAATGCGCACAAGTCGGCCAACTTTGTGCACCATCTAGTCTCGGTGAGCCACAAGGATGGGCAGATCCAGCTGCGGAAGTCGCTCAAGTGCGACGGCATCTACTATCCTAGCCTGTTCACCTTCTACGTGGACTCCACGTCGAATCGTCTGCGCAGCATCGACTACTACAGCCTGCCCGTGAGGATATTCATCTCGGGGCACAGCTGCAACGAGGACAGGCGCGTGGAGGCGGAGCTGCATCAACACCACCActtcgaggaggaggacaacaCGGGCTACTCCAAGCGGCGACGCCGACGCTCCACGCCGCAGTTCCAGCTGCTCGATGGCAACCAGCTGGAGCAGGCCTACAGCCAGAACAGCACCGAGTTCCGGCCCGGCGACCTGATCTTTGGCGACAGCTTCGAGAATGAGATGCGCCACCGCATTCTCAGCCGCAAGCGACGCGCCCTGCCCTCGTCCGATCCGCTGCATCTGCAGCCGGCGCTCCATCGACGCATCTCCGACGCCAAGCAGTGGATATCCGAGACTTATGCGTCCTATGCGATCCACACGACGGACAAGTGGAATCAGATCTGCCTGCGCAAGTCGCAGTTCATCAACAGCCTGAACGCCTTCCTGCCGCGCACCGTGTGCCAGTTCTGCAAGGTGAACTTCCTGGACGTCAACGATGAGCGGTTCGCCATTGAGCACCAGAACCGGGATCTGGTGGCCAGCCGCGATGTCTGCATCCTGGAGTCCATGTGGAAGGTCAGCATCACCTTCAACATCCGCTGCAACCGCAACGACATCGTCGACTCCGACCACCGCCTGAAGATCGTCTACCATCACCAGGAGTTCAACGACACGGACATCGCCAAGCGTGTGCGTCGCGAGCTGCGCAATCAGTCGCCCTACTTCGAGCAGGCGCTCTACGTGGCGGcggtgctggaggagcaggcatCTGGAGCGGCTGTCACCACGGTACGTGCACGAGACCCCGAGGACTCGCCCGTGGTCTACTCCATGGTCTCGCTGCTGGACTCGCGCTCGCAGTCGCTCTTCAAGGTGGACTCGCGCACGGGCGTCGTCACCACTTCGGCCAGCCTCGATCGCGAGCTCATGGATGTCCACTACTTCCGCGTGGTGGCCACCGACGACAGCTTTCCGCCACGCTCCGGCACCACCACGCTGCAGGTGAACGTTCTCGACTGCAACGATCACAGTCCCACCTTCGAGGCGGAGCAGTTCGAGGCGAGCATTCGGGAAGGCGCCACAGTGGGCTCCACGGTCATTACGCTGCGTGCCACGGATCAGGACATTGGCAAGAATGCGGAGATAGAGTACGGAATCGAAACAGTGAAAG ATGGTACAGGATCGACGCAGGATCAGGAGTTGCCCATCTTCCGGATAGACTCCCGCTCGGGCGTCATCTCGACGCGTAGCAGTTTGGACAGAGAGACGTCGGACAGCTACCACCTGCTGGTGACCGCCTCGGACATGGCGGCGGCGCAGAGCGAGCGCAAGACCGCGACGGCGAGTGTGCTGGTAAAGGTGCTGgatgacaacgacaactatCCGCAGTTCAGCGAACGCACATACACCGTCCAGGTGCCGGAGGACCAGTGGGGCGGCAGCGAGGACAACACCGTGGCCCACATAAGGGCCACAGATGCGGATCAGGGCAACAATGCGGCCATCCGGTACGCGATCATTGGCGGCAACACGCAGTCGCAGTTCTCCATCGACTCCATGTCGGGGGATGTGAGTCTGGTGAAGCCGCTGGACTACGAGAGTGTGCGCAGCTATCGCCTGGTGATACGCGCCCAGGACGGGGGCAGTCCGTCGAGGAGCAACACCACCCAGCTGCTGGTCAACGTCATAGACGCGAATGACAATGCGCCGCGCTTCTACACGTCCCAGTTCCAGGAGAGCGTGCTGGAGAACGTGCCCGTCGGCTACAACATCATTCGGGTGCAGGCATACGACTCGGACGAGGGACCCAACGCGGAGATCACCTACAGCATCTCGGAGCGCGATGACAACTTTCCGCTGGCCGTCGATCCGCGCACCGGCTGGGTGCAGACCATCAAGCAGCTGGACAGGGAGGAGCAGAGTCGCTTCGCCTTCCAGGTGGTGGCCAAGGATGGCGGAGTGCCGCCCAAGTCGGCCAGCTCCTCGGTGGTGATCACCGTCCAGGATGTCAACGACAACGATCCCACCTTCAATCCCAAGTACTACGAGGCGAATGTGGGCGAGGATCAGCCGCAGGGCACGCCCGTCACGACTGTCACGGCCACCGATCCGGACGAGGACTCGCGTCTGCACTACGAGATCACGACGGGCAACACGCGCGGACGCTTCGCCATCACCTCGCAGAACGGCAGGGGACTCATCACGATTGCCCAGTCGCTGGACTACAAGCAGGAGAAGCGCTTCCTCCTCACGGTCACAGCCACCGACTCGGGCGGACGCTCCGACACGGCCACAGTGCACATCAACATTACGGACGCCAACAACTTTGCCCCCATCTTCGAGAATGCCCCGTACAGCGCCTCCGTGTTCGAGGATGCCCCTGTGGGCACCACCGTGCTGGTGGTCTCTGCCACCGACAGCGATGTGGGCATCAATGCGCAGATCACGTACTCGCTGAACGAGGAGAGCATCAACGGACTGGGCAGCCCCGATCCCTTCTCCATCAATGCGCAGACGGGTGCGATCGTCACGAATGCGCCGCTGGATAGGGAGACGACCAGCGGCTATCTGCTGACAGTCACGGCCAAGGACGGCGGCAGTCCCTCGCTGAGCGACACCACCGACGTGGAGATCAGTGTGACGGATGTCAATGACAATGCGCCCGTGTTCAAGAACCCTCTGTACCAGTCGTCCATTCTGGAGGATGCTCTGGTCGGTACGTCTGTGATTCAGGTGTCTGCCAGCGATCCGGACATTGGCCTCAATGGCCGCATCAAGTATTTGCTCAGCGATCGCGATGTGGAGGATGGATCCTTTGTGATTGATCCAACGTCGGGAACGGTGCGCACCAACAAGGGACTGGACAGGGAGAGCGTGGCCGTCTACCACCTAACAGCGATAGCCGTGGACAAGGGCTCGCCGCCGTTGTCCAGCTCGGTGGAGGTGCAGATTCGGCTGGAGGATGTCAACGACTCGCCGCCCACCTTTGCCTCGGACAAGATCACGCTCTACGTGCCGGAGAACTCGCCCGTGGGCTCTGTGGTGGGCGAGATACATGCCCACGATCCGGACGAGGGTGTCAATGCTGTCGTCCACTATTCCATCATTGGCGGCGACGACTCCAACTCCTTCTCGCTGGTCACCCGGCCCGGCTCGGAGCGTGCCCAGCTGCTCACCATGACGGAGCTCGACTACGAGTCCTCCCGCAAGCGATTCGAGCTGGTGGTGCGTGCGGCCAGTCCGCCGCTACGCAACGATGCCCACATCGAGATCCTCGTCACAGATGTGAACGACAATGCCCCCGTGCTGCGCGACTTCCAGGTGATCTTCAACAACTTCCGGGATCATTTTCCCAGTGGCGAGATCGGGCGGATTCCGGCCTTCGATGCGGATGTCAGCGATAAGCTAAACTACCGCATCCTGTCCGGCAACAATGCCAATCTGCTGCGGCTGAACAGCAGCTCTGGCGGATTGATACTCAGTCCGCAGCTGAACACGAATGTGCCCAAGTTCGCCACGATGGAGGTGTCCGTCTCGGATGGCATCAACGAGGCCAAGGCCATCATGCAGCTGTCGGTGCGGCTCATCACCGAGGATATGCTCTTCAACTCGGTGACGGTGCGCCTCAATGAGATGACGGAGGAGGCCTTCCTCTCGCCGCTCCTCAACTTCTTCCTGGACGGACTGGCGGCCATAATTCCCTGCCCCAAGGAGCACATCTTCATCTTCAGCATACAGGACGACACGGACGTCACGTCGCGCATCCTGAATGTCAGCTTCTCGGCGAAGCGGCCTGATGTCTCGCACGAGGAGTTCTACACGCCGCAGTACCTCCAGGAGCGGGTCTACCTCAATCGAGCGATCCTCGCGCGTCTCGCCACCGTGGAGGTGCTGCCCTTCGACGACAATCTGTGCGTGCGCGAGCCCTGCCTGAACTTCGAGGAGTGCCTCACGGTGCTGAAGTTCGGCAACGCCTCGGAGTTCATCCACAGCGACACGGTGCTCTTCCGACCCATCTACCCGGTGAACACAttcgcctgctcctgcccggagGGCTTCACCGGCAGCAAGGAGCACTATCTGTGCGACACCGAGGTGGATCTGTGCTACTCGGATCCCTGCCAGAACGGTGGCTCCTGCGTGCGCCGCGAGGGCGGCTACACATGCGTCTGCCCCGACTCCCACACGGGCCCCAACTGCGAGTCGAGCATCAGCAAGATGCGGCCCTGCATGTCGGACGCCTGCGAGGGCGGCCTCTCCTGCATGAGCAACTATCTGAGCTCCCAGCCGCCGCCGTACACCTCCACGTGTGAGCTGCGCTCCCGCTCCTTCTCGCGCAACTCCTTCCTCACGTTCGAGAGCCTCAAGCAGCGGCACCGCTTCAACCTCAAGCTGCGCTTCGCCACCGTCCAGGACAACGGACTGCTGCTGTACAACGGCCGCTACAACGAGCTGCACGACTTCATCGCGCTGGAGATCCTCGAGGGACACGTCAGCTTCTCCTACTCGCTGGGCGATCACAGCGAGCGGGTGTCCGTCGAGCAGCAGTCCAAGGTCTCGGACGGCCGCTGGCACGAGGTGGAAGTGGTGTACTTCAATCGCAGCGTCACCCTCGTCCTGGACAAGTGCGACACGGCCATCGCGTTATCGGGGGAGCAGCTGGGTCCGCGCTGGCACTGCGCCAATCAGACCACCCTCAAGCTGGACAAGCGCTGTGCCCTGCTCACGGAGACCTGCCATCGCTTCCTCGACCTCACGGGACCCCTGCAGGTGGGCGGACTGCCCCGCATACCCGCCCACTTTCCGGTGTCCAATCGGGACTTTGTCGGCTGCATCTCGGACCTGCGCATCGATGACCGCTACGTGGACCTCAACTCGTATGTCGCGGACAATGGCACGATCTCCGGCTGCCCGCAAAAGTCGCCGCTGTGCGCCTCTGAACCCTGCTTCAATGGGGGCACGTGCCGCGAGGGCTGGAGCACCCACACGTGCGAGTGCCCCGAGGGCTATGCGGGCATCAATTGCCAGGAGAACATACCCGCTCCCTGGCGCTTCTCCGGCGATGGCAGTCTCAGCTTCAACCCGCTGCTGCGGCCCATCCAGCTGCCGTGGCACACCTCCTTCTCGCTGCGCACGCGCCAGCGGGACGCCTTCATCATGCAGATCCAGATCGGGCAGAACAGCTCGGCGGTGGTGTCCCTCAAGCACGGCGTCCTCTACTACATGTACGACAATGAGCCCATGTACCTGGCTGGGGCCTTCCTCTCCGACGGCGAGTGGCATCGCGTGGAGATCAAGTGGCAGCAGGGCTCCGAGATTCAGTTCTCCGTGGACTACGGCCAGCGCGCGGGCTCCGTGCCCATGTCCCAGAAGGTGCAGGGTCTCTACGTGGGCAAGATAGTCATTGGCAGCGTGGATGGCACCATTGGAGCGGTGCAGGAGGCCTCCCCCTTCGAGGGCTGCATCCAGGACGTGCGCATCGGCGCTGGACAGTCTGTGCTGTCGCGCCCCACCATCCGGGAGAACGTGGAGGATGGCTGCGAGTCGCGGGCCCAGTGCCCGGACAACTGTCCCGCCCACTCGAACTGCGCCAGCAGCTGGGACGCGGCCACCTGCGAGTGTGAGGCTGGCTACGTGGGCACCGAGTGCGCTCCCATCTGCACGGTCCGGCCATGCGCCGCGGGCGTGTGCCGCTCCAATGTGAGTCTGCCGCGGGGCTACAGCTGCgagtgcaacagcagcttcCAGCACGGCGACTACTGCGAgcgggagctgcagcagccgtgCCCCGGGGGCTGGTGGGGCGAGCGCGTGTGCGGGCCGTGCAAGTGCAACCTGAAGCAGGGCTACCATCCGGACTGCAACAAGACGACGGGCCACTGCTACTGCAAGACGAACCACTACCAGCCGCCCAACGAGACGGCCTGCCTCTCGTGTGACTGCTACGCCATCGGCAGCTTCAACAGCGCCTGCAACCGGCTCACGGGGCAGTGTGAGTGCCGCGGGGGCGTCATTGGACGCCGCTGCGACTCCTGCTCCAATCCCTACGCCGAGGTCACGCTCAATGGCTGCGAGGTGGTCTACGACGCCTGTCCGCGCTCCTTTGCGGCGGGCATCTGGTGGCCACGCACTccgctgggcagcagcaccgtCGAGAGCTGCCCGCTGCCGGCACGGGGCAAGGGCCAGCGCAGCTGCGACAGCCAGACGGGCAGCTGGACCACCCCGGACATGTACAACTGCACCTCGGAGCCGTTTGTGgagctgcggcggcagctgtcGCAGTTGGAGCGACTCGAACTGGAGCTCAACTCGTTTGTGGCCATCAAAATGGCGGAGCAACTGCAGCGGGCCTGCGAGGCCGTCGACCGCAGCGGAGTTGGCAAGCAGCCAGCACCGCGACCTCTGAGCAAACGCTACAAAATGGAGTCCTCGTTCCTGCTCAATGCAGGAGGCAATGTGTGGTCGCACGAGCTGGAGATGGACTACCTGTCCGATGAGCTAAAGTTCAGCCACGATCGCCTGTACGGCGCTGATCTACTCGTGACGGAGGGCATTCTGCAGGAGCTCATCAACTACGAGCTGATGCAGAGCGGCCTGAACCTGTCGCACAGCCAGGACAAGTACTTCATCAAGAACCTGGTGGATGCGGCGAGTGTGATCCTCGATCGCAAGTACGAGGCAGAGTGGCGACGCGCAGCGGAGCTGATTCAGCGTGGACCCGACGACCTCGTCGACGCCTTCAACAAGTACCTGGTGGTGCTGGCACGCTCGCAGCACGACACGTACACGAATCCCTTTGAGATTGTGCAGCCGAACGTGGCCCTGGGCCTGGACATTGTCACCACCGAGTCGCTGTTCGGCTACGAGCCGGAGCAGCTGAGCGAGTACCATCGCAGCAAGTACCTCAAGCCGAACGCCTTCACCACGGAGAGCGTGGTGCTGCCCGACACCAGCGGCTTCCTGCAGCACTCCGCCAAGCAGAAGCCCGTCATCAGCTTCCCCAAGTACAACAACTACATCCTGGACAAGCACAAGTTCGACAAGCACACCAAGGTGCTGGTGCCGCTCGAGATGCTGGGCATTACGCCGCCAGAGAGCGACGAGGTCACCCAGGGCAGCGGGCGGCGGGGCAACGACTATCGCGCCATCATCGCCTACGCTCAGTACAAGGATGtgggccagctgctgccggaTCTCTACGACGAGACCATCACCCGTCGCTGGGGCGTCGATGTGGAGCTGGCCACGCCCATTCTGTCATTGCAGATTCTGGTGCCATCGTTGGAGCGGGAacaggaccagcagcagcagcagcagcaacgcttTGAGATTCCCTCACGGAAGATCTCCTCTTCGTCATCATCGGTGTCTGCTGGCAGCACGGAGCAGCAGTTCGTGGAGGTATTCGATGTGCCCAAGGCaccgaccagcagcagcgagcagcaaaTTGAAGACATTCGAATAACGGCCCACGAGATTCCAGCGGCTGTCGCCTCGGGGGAGGGGCAGCtggaggccagcagcagcgaggatgGCGAGGAGGTGCCCGATCCCCACATACACCTCAACCTGGACGACATCGAGTTCCACGGCAACTCGGGCGAGGAGATCATCGCGCCCGACTCCGGCGAACAGCTGAATCCCAACTACGAGGGCACAGGCGCCGCCGCATCTGGCAGCGAGGAGCAGCCCAAGGGCGAGAACGAGGCCATCTATCGCGATCGACGGCTGGTCAAGCGGCAGGTGGAGGTCATCTATCCCTcggaccagctgcagcaggcgccgGAGCGCATGGTCTACCGCTCACTGGGCTCGCCGCATCTCCTGCAGCCGATCAAGCTGCAGATGTGgctggacatggacacggcaCGGTTTGGGCCACGCTCCAATCCGCAGTGCGTGCGCTGGAACTCGTTCACCAATCAGTGGACACGCCTGGGCTGCCAGACGGAGATTCCCGACTTTGACGGCGACTTTGCGCCCTCGCCCCAGCAGCCCATCCTcatcaactgcagctgcacgcACATCTCCAACTATGCGGTGATTGTGGACATCATTGACCCCGAGGACATACCGGAGCCCTCGCTGCTCGTGCAGATAACATCGTACTCGGCCTTCATGGTctccctgccgctgctgctgggcgtgctCCTGGCCCTCGCCCTGCTCCGCGGCCAGCAGACCAACTCGAACACCATCCACCAGAACATTGTGCTGTGCGTCTTCTTCGCCGAGCTGCTCTTCTTCGTGGGCATGCAGTCGCGGCGGCACCTCATCGAGAACGAGTTCCCCTGCAAGCTGATTGCCATCTGCCTGCACTACTTCTGGCTGGCCGCCTTCGCCTGGACCACCGTCGACTGTGTGCATCTCTATCGCATGCTCACCGAGATGCGCGACATCAACCATGGCCCCATGGGCTTCTACTTTGCCATGGGCTACGGCGCACCCGCCGTCGTTGTGGGCCTCTCCGTTGGCGTTCGTGCCCACGAGTATGGCAACAGTTTGTT ctgctggttgTCGGTTTATGAGCCTGTTGTGTGGTGGCTTGTGGGTCCCATTGCTGGCATGTCCGTGGTGAATCTGCTCATTCTGTTTGTCTCCGTCAAGGCCGCCTTCACGCTGAAGGATCACGTGCTGGGCTTTGGCAATCTGCGtacgctgctgtggctgtcggTGGTCTCGCTGCCTCTCATGGGCGTCATGTGGGTGCTGGCGGTGCTGGCCGCCTCGGAGCACTCGCAGCTGCTgagtctgctgctgtccggcgtggtgctgctgcacgcGCTCTTCTGCCTCATCGGCTACTGCATCATCAACAAGCGAGTGCGCGAGAACCTGCAGCGCACCTGTCTGCGCTGCATGGGCCGCAAGGTGCCGCTGCTCGACTCCTCCATGGTCGTCAGCAACAGTTCGCACAACGTGAACGGGGCCACGCGGCCGAACAACTTCCTCGCGGGCAGCTACGACACGACAACGCGGCGGAATATTGGCAtcagtgccagcagcaccacctccCGCAGCACGGCCAAGACCAGCTCGAGCCCCTACAGCGACGGGCAGCTGCGGCAGACCTCCACGTCCACCTCCAACTACAATTCGGCCAGCGATGCGCCCAGCTTCCTGCGCGGCTTCGAGTCCTCCACCACGGGTCGCAGTCGGCCCGAGGAGAAGCCGTCGAGGCGTCGCACCGAGCGCAAGGACTCCGACTCTGGCTCCGAGACTGATGGCCGCTCCCTGGAGCTAGCCTCCAGCCACtccagcgacgacgacgagtcGCGCACGGCCCGCTCCTCGGGCACACATCGCAGCACGGCCGTCAGCTCCACGCCCGCCTACCTGCCCAACATCACGGAGCACGTGCAGGCCACCACGCCGCCCGAGCTGAATGTGGTGCAGAGCCCGCAGCTCTTCCCCAGCGTCAACAAGCCCGTGTACGCGCCGCGTTGGTCCAGCCAGCTGCCGGACACGTACATCCAGTCGCCGCCGAACATTGGACGCTGGTCCCAGGACACGGGCTCCGACAACGAGCACGTGCACGGCCAGAAGATGACCATCTCGCCGAATCCGCTGCCCAATCCCGACCTGACGGACACCAGctacctgcagcagcaccacaacaaGATCAACATGCCGCCGTCGATCCTGGAGAACATTCGGGACGCGCGCGATGGCTACGAGGACAGTCTGTACGGGCGGCGGGGCGAGTATCCGGACAAGTACGGCTCCTACAAGCCGCCCAGCCACTACGGCAGCGAGAAGGACTATccgggcggcggcggcggcggcggcggcggcggcggcggcagtggctccCAGACCATCGGCCACATGCGCAGCTTCCACCCGGATGCGGCGTACCTCAGCGACAGCATCTACGACAAGCAGCGGACCCTGGGCAGCGGCTATCTGGGCGCCAAATCGGAGTCCCCCTACCTCTCCAAGGACCGCATCACACCAGACATCTATGGCTCCCGCGACGGCCACTACAGCCTCAAGAGGCAGCCCGCCTACGCCACAGACTCGCTGCACTCGGTGCATTCCCTCCTGAAGAATGAttaccaccagcagcagcagcaacaacagcagcagcaacagcagctgcagctgcaggcgcagGACAGGCTGTCGGAGGGTTCGGACAAGAATGGCTACCACTTCCCGTACACAGCCGAGGAGGATCATTTGACGACGCGCAAGCTGAGCCACACGCAGCCTCCCTCGCTGCACGGCTCCCAGCTGATGCAGCCACCCGGCCTGGGGCTGGGCATGGGGatgggcctgggcatgggcatggtgAACGATGTTAACAATCCGGGACTGATGGCCCGCCACACGATGAACGGTGGCTCGCGGCACAGCTCGAGGGCCTCGTCGCCGCCATCCAGCATGGTGGCGCCCATGCAGCCGCTCGGCCCTCTCGCCAGCATCACGGACACTGA CTCAGAG TTCGACATTATTTGGCTGCAACGCAggcaacagaggcagcagtATCCTTGGTCGCTAACAATATG GCGGAATATTGATGATGACGAGACCACAGTGTGA